A genomic stretch from Nocardia wallacei includes:
- a CDS encoding glycosyltransferase family 39 protein encodes MTTIEAPVRRETPPPPSPPDRRRHRHRRAGGPPDRPRWAVPALLVLLAATAVAYLWALSENGWANEYYAAAAQAGTQSWKALLFGSLDAGNAITVDKPPASLWLMGLSGKLFGFGSFSMLLPQALLGVASVGLVYAAVRRWSGPGAGLLAGSVLALTPVAALMFRFNNPDALLVFLLVAAAYCTVRATERGSGRWLALAGAAIGFGFLTKMMQAFLVLPAFALVFLLAAPIGFWQRIGKLLGALLAVVVSAGWYILLVELWPSGSRPYIGGSTDNSLLELALGYNGLGRVLGGEGNGGGGGGGGGANTGFGGSTGITRLFGDSMGTEISWLLPAALIGLVAGLWLTRRAPRTDRTRAALILWGGWLLVTGVVFSFMQGTIHPYYTVALAPAIAALVGLSAAELWCERDRFAVRAVLASMLAATGVWNFVLLGRTPDWFPALRWAVLVGSIVVALVLVAGAHRLGRLTVVVAAAGLLFGLGGATAYTIDTVTTAHSGSIPTSGPQTGHGMGGPGGAGGDARPDGAAGGAGRGLGARAGDGTPGQMPGAGSGTGDASNTASSGSGTGTGGAPNTNSAIAAGDASASGAGSASGGGTVSATAPGDVAASGSGAIPGGSASNNAELQQLLKGTTNRWAAATVGAQSAGGLELSTGTSIIAIGGFTGSDDAPTLAQFQRYVANGEVRYFIAGGGMGGPGGGSGSAAEITAWVQEHFTATTVGGTTVYDLTQPTS; translated from the coding sequence ATGACCACGATCGAGGCGCCCGTGCGGCGAGAGACGCCGCCACCCCCGAGTCCGCCGGACCGACGACGGCATCGGCACCGCCGTGCGGGCGGGCCACCGGATCGGCCGCGCTGGGCTGTTCCCGCGCTGCTGGTACTGCTGGCCGCCACGGCCGTCGCCTATCTGTGGGCGTTGAGTGAAAACGGCTGGGCGAACGAGTATTACGCCGCCGCCGCGCAGGCGGGCACGCAGAGTTGGAAGGCGTTGCTGTTCGGTTCGCTGGACGCGGGTAATGCCATCACCGTCGACAAGCCGCCCGCGTCGTTGTGGCTGATGGGCCTGTCGGGGAAGCTGTTCGGCTTCGGTTCGTTCTCCATGCTGTTGCCGCAGGCGCTGCTGGGGGTGGCTTCGGTCGGCCTGGTCTACGCCGCGGTCCGGCGCTGGAGCGGGCCGGGCGCCGGCTTGCTGGCGGGTAGCGTGCTCGCGCTCACGCCGGTGGCCGCGCTGATGTTCCGATTCAACAACCCCGATGCGCTGCTGGTGTTTCTGCTGGTCGCCGCCGCGTACTGCACGGTGCGCGCGACCGAGCGCGGCAGCGGGCGCTGGCTCGCGCTCGCCGGGGCGGCGATCGGATTCGGCTTCCTGACCAAGATGATGCAGGCGTTCCTGGTGCTGCCCGCGTTCGCGCTGGTGTTCCTGCTCGCCGCCCCGATCGGATTCTGGCAGCGGATCGGAAAGCTCCTCGGCGCGCTGCTCGCGGTCGTGGTCTCGGCCGGCTGGTACATCCTGCTGGTCGAGTTGTGGCCGAGCGGCTCGCGGCCGTACATCGGCGGTTCCACCGACAACAGCCTGCTGGAGCTGGCGCTGGGCTACAACGGACTGGGCCGGGTGCTCGGCGGCGAGGGCAACGGCGGCGGGGGCGGTGGTGGAGGCGGTGCCAACACCGGCTTCGGCGGCAGCACCGGAATCACGCGGTTGTTCGGCGATTCGATGGGCACGGAGATCTCCTGGCTGCTGCCCGCCGCGCTGATCGGGCTCGTCGCGGGACTGTGGCTGACCCGGCGCGCGCCGCGCACGGACCGGACGCGAGCGGCGTTGATCCTCTGGGGCGGTTGGCTTCTCGTCACAGGGGTGGTGTTCAGCTTCATGCAGGGCACGATTCATCCGTACTACACCGTCGCGCTGGCGCCCGCGATCGCGGCGCTGGTCGGTCTCTCCGCGGCCGAATTATGGTGTGAGCGAGACCGTTTCGCGGTACGTGCGGTGCTGGCGAGCATGCTCGCGGCGACCGGCGTGTGGAACTTCGTGCTGCTCGGCCGAACTCCGGACTGGTTCCCCGCGCTGCGGTGGGCGGTGCTGGTCGGCTCGATCGTGGTCGCGCTGGTCCTGGTCGCCGGTGCGCACCGGCTCGGCCGCCTCACGGTGGTCGTGGCGGCGGCGGGCCTGCTGTTCGGGCTCGGCGGCGCGACGGCCTACACCATCGACACCGTCACCACGGCGCACAGCGGCTCCATCCCGACCTCCGGCCCGCAGACCGGCCACGGCATGGGCGGCCCCGGTGGAGCGGGCGGCGATGCGCGGCCCGACGGAGCCGCGGGCGGTGCCGGCCGGGGCCTCGGCGCCCGTGCGGGCGACGGCACGCCAGGGCAGATGCCCGGCGCGGGAAGCGGTACGGGCGATGCCTCGAACACCGCCTCCTCCGGTAGTGGCACCGGTACCGGCGGTGCTCCGAATACCAACTCCGCCATCGCCGCTGGTGATGCCTCGGCCAGTGGCGCCGGCTCCGCCTCGGGCGGTGGCACCGTGTCCGCCACAGCTCCCGGCGATGTCGCAGCCAGTGGCAGCGGCGCCATACCCGGCGGCTCCGCGAGCAACAATGCCGAATTGCAGCAGTTGCTGAAGGGCACCACCAACCGGTGGGCGGCGGCGACGGTCGGGGCGCAGTCGGCGGGCGGGCTCGAATTGTCCACCGGCACATCGATTATCGCGATCGGCGGGTTCACCGGTAGTGACGATGCTCCGACGCTGGCACAGTTCCAGCGGTATGTCGCGAACGGGGAGGTGCGCTACTTCATCGCCGGTGGCGGCATGGGCGGTCCGGGCGGCGGTTCCGGATCGGCGGCGGAGATCACCGCGTGGGTGCAGGAGCACTTCACCGCCACCACGGTCGGTGGCACCACGGTCTACGACCTGACCCAGCCGACCTCCTGA
- a CDS encoding Uma2 family endonuclease translates to MREGTAVRARGGSAEHQDCSVEFRNALRRCAHDAMTTQPGHCWRATTETDVLFGEPGKSDFSTPDFLVYRCLESPYQDIRATDVHIAGVVLSPSDTERDIEAQKAQYASAGIPWYWEVLLGNNRSIAIVRAYALATGHGRLPAGASPLRPSNYVVAGEWPAATTDGITFDFPFPIQIPWKELEF, encoded by the coding sequence CTGCGGGAGGGCACGGCCGTGCGGGCTCGAGGCGGATCAGCCGAGCACCAGGACTGCAGCGTCGAGTTCCGAAATGCGTTGCGCCGCTGCGCTCATGACGCCATGACGACTCAGCCGGGGCATTGCTGGCGCGCCACAACCGAAACGGACGTCCTCTTCGGCGAACCCGGAAAATCCGACTTCTCGACCCCAGACTTCCTGGTCTACCGCTGCCTCGAAAGTCCGTACCAGGACATCCGCGCCACCGACGTCCACATCGCAGGAGTAGTACTGTCTCCCTCCGATACCGAGCGTGACATCGAGGCACAGAAGGCTCAATATGCGAGTGCGGGTATCCCCTGGTATTGGGAAGTCCTCCTCGGCAACAACCGTTCCATAGCAATCGTTCGGGCCTACGCCCTCGCAACAGGCCACGGACGCTTGCCGGCCGGGGCGTCACCACTGCGCCCCTCGAACTATGTCGTCGCCGGAGAATGGCCTGCCGCCACCACCGACGGAATCACGTTCGACTTCCCCTTCCCCATCCAGATCCCGTGGAAAGAACTGGAGTTCTGA
- a CDS encoding IclR family transcriptional regulator — MTEAGPRTGGVQSVDRAFELLELVTDAGGEATLSQLAEASGLPQPTIHRLLRTLIVGGYIRQQPSRRYSLGPRLIRLGETAGRVLGASARPHLTRLRDQTGETSNMAVLDGDQVVYVAQVPSPHAMRMFTEVGQRVDLHCTAVGKAVLATLAPEEADRVLARLSMSPRTPHTLTDPAVLRTEIDRIRIQGYAQDDGEQEIGVRCFAVAIPDAPTRAAISISGPQSRVSGLDMNTIIPLLQETAANVGRELSAESHAGS, encoded by the coding sequence GTGACCGAAGCGGGCCCGCGGACCGGCGGGGTGCAGTCCGTCGACCGCGCCTTCGAACTGCTGGAACTGGTGACCGACGCGGGCGGTGAGGCCACGCTGTCGCAGCTCGCCGAGGCGTCCGGGTTGCCGCAGCCGACCATTCACCGGTTGCTGCGCACGCTGATCGTGGGTGGCTACATCCGTCAGCAGCCGTCGCGGCGGTATTCGTTGGGGCCGAGACTGATTCGGCTCGGTGAGACGGCCGGCCGGGTGCTCGGCGCCTCGGCCCGGCCGCACCTGACGCGCCTGCGTGATCAGACCGGTGAGACCTCCAATATGGCCGTGCTCGACGGCGACCAGGTCGTCTATGTCGCGCAGGTGCCCTCGCCGCACGCCATGCGGATGTTCACCGAGGTCGGTCAGCGCGTCGACCTGCACTGCACCGCCGTCGGCAAGGCCGTGCTGGCCACGCTCGCCCCCGAAGAAGCAGACCGCGTCCTCGCCCGCCTGTCCATGAGCCCCCGCACCCCCCACACCCTCACCGACCCCGCCGTCCTGCGCACCGAGATAGACCGCATCCGCATCCAGGGCTATGCGCAGGACGACGGCGAACAAGAAATAGGCGTCCGCTGCTTCGCCGTAGCCATCCCCGATGCCCCCACCCGAGCCGCCATCTCCATCTCCGGCCCCCAATCCCGAGTCTCGGGCCTGGACATGAACACCATCATCCCGCTACTCCAGGAAACCGCCGCCAACGTGGGGCGGGAATTGTCGGCCGAGAGCCACGCCGGATCCTGA
- the pucL gene encoding factor-independent urate hydroxylase has product MAIQLGPNQYGKAENRLVRVHRDTARHSIRDLNVSTSLRGRFADAHITGDQRDVLPTDTQKNTVFAFAKEHGVAAIEDFGLLLADHFIARCPGADGARIELDEYAWDRIPVDGIGHDHSFVHRGGGVRTTVINVDGVGPDRRAHVVSGIKDLVVLKSTGSEFRGYFKDKYTTLAETDDRIMATSLVTRWRYDHTEIDWDKSYDSIRSILLRQFAAVHSHALQQTLYSMGRAVLEQHREVAEIRFSAPNKHHFRYDLAPFGLDNPGEVFIAADRPYGLIEATVERDDATEPGAAWQGIPGFC; this is encoded by the coding sequence ATGGCCATCCAGCTCGGGCCCAATCAGTACGGCAAGGCCGAGAACCGACTCGTGCGCGTCCATCGCGACACAGCGCGGCACTCCATTCGCGATCTCAATGTCTCCACCTCGCTGCGCGGTCGGTTCGCCGACGCCCACATCACCGGCGACCAGCGTGACGTTCTGCCCACCGACACCCAGAAAAACACCGTGTTCGCCTTCGCGAAGGAACACGGCGTGGCGGCGATCGAGGACTTCGGCCTCCTGCTCGCCGACCACTTCATCGCCCGCTGTCCCGGCGCCGACGGCGCGCGCATCGAACTCGACGAATACGCATGGGACAGAATCCCCGTCGACGGAATCGGCCACGACCACTCCTTCGTGCACCGTGGTGGCGGCGTGCGGACCACGGTGATCAACGTGGACGGCGTGGGGCCGGATCGGCGCGCGCACGTCGTATCCGGCATCAAGGACCTGGTGGTGCTGAAGTCGACCGGGTCGGAATTCCGCGGCTACTTCAAGGACAAGTACACGACGCTGGCCGAGACCGACGACCGGATCATGGCGACGTCGCTGGTCACCCGCTGGCGCTACGACCACACGGAGATCGACTGGGACAAGTCCTACGACTCCATCCGGTCGATCCTGTTGCGCCAGTTCGCCGCTGTGCACTCGCACGCCCTGCAGCAGACCCTCTACAGCATGGGCCGGGCGGTGCTGGAGCAGCATCGGGAGGTGGCGGAGATTCGCTTCTCCGCGCCCAACAAGCACCACTTCCGTTACGACCTGGCGCCTTTCGGCCTCGACAACCCGGGCGAGGTGTTCATCGCGGCGGACCGCCCGTACGGCCTGATCGAAGCCACCGTCGAGCGGGACGACGCCACCGAGCCGGGCGCGGCGTGGCAGGGGATCCCCGGCTTTTGCTAG
- the uraH gene encoding hydroxyisourate hydrolase, with translation MSRSAITTHVLDTAAGVPARNIPVRLEFRVAGNWRELGAAHTDDDGRVSAIGPATVTPGDYRLTFDTAAYFGAREHFFPEAVVTFTVADPAQHHHVPLLLSPFATSTYRGS, from the coding sequence ATGAGTCGCAGTGCCATCACCACACACGTGCTCGACACCGCAGCGGGGGTACCGGCGCGAAATATCCCGGTGCGCCTGGAGTTTCGCGTGGCCGGGAATTGGCGGGAGTTGGGCGCCGCGCACACCGACGACGACGGCCGCGTATCCGCGATCGGACCCGCGACGGTGACCCCGGGCGACTATCGCCTGACCTTCGACACTGCGGCCTACTTCGGCGCCCGCGAGCACTTCTTTCCCGAGGCGGTCGTGACCTTCACCGTCGCCGACCCCGCGCAGCACCACCACGTGCCGCTGCTGCTGTCCCCGTTCGCCACATCCACCTATCGAGGGAGTTGA
- the uraD gene encoding 2-oxo-4-hydroxy-4-carboxy-5-ureidoimidazoline decarboxylase: MTEPLPIFRINELPTETWREVLKDVVGVAEWVDTVDAARPYADRDALVALAESAALALTEAQLRQALADHPRIGAATAHGSRAAREQSGVDVTDADLAERLRVGNLAYETKFGHIYLVCAAGRGGRELLTDLTSRLDNDPVDEIRVTRRELAAIARKRLEGAVSP, translated from the coding sequence GTGACAGAACCGCTCCCGATCTTCCGTATCAACGAGCTACCCACGGAAACCTGGCGCGAGGTGCTGAAAGATGTTGTGGGCGTGGCGGAGTGGGTCGACACGGTCGATGCCGCCCGCCCGTACGCCGACCGCGACGCCCTGGTAGCGCTGGCCGAGAGCGCGGCGCTCGCGCTCACCGAAGCGCAGCTGCGGCAGGCGCTGGCGGACCATCCACGGATCGGGGCGGCCACCGCGCACGGCTCCCGCGCCGCGCGCGAGCAGTCGGGTGTCGATGTCACCGACGCCGACCTGGCCGAACGCCTGCGGGTCGGCAATCTGGCTTACGAGACCAAGTTCGGTCACATCTACCTGGTGTGCGCGGCGGGGCGTGGCGGACGGGAATTGCTCACCGACCTCACGAGTCGGCTGGACAACGACCCGGTCGACGAAATCCGGGTCACCCGAAGGGAACTCGCCGCTATCGCACGAAAGCGGCTGGAGGGGGCGGTGTCCCCATGA
- a CDS encoding hydroxypyruvate isomerase family protein, whose protein sequence is MTPPLPYAVNLSILFTELPLLDRPAAARATGFDAVEFWWPFTTATPGETDIEDFVQAVEQTGVRLIGLNLYAGDMPGGDRGLVSWPGREQEFADSVTVAARIGRRLGCRAFNALYGNRIDGIDPAQQDELAVRNLALAADALAEIDGTVLLEPVSAIAAYPLRSAADVVGVLDRVRAAHGSPNLGLLADLYHLATNGDDLDQVIERYGDRIAHVQIADAPGRHEPGTGDLDLFGYVDKLGAAGYRGYIAAEYVPTGASADSLAWLPTTRSNA, encoded by the coding sequence ATGACCCCACCACTCCCCTACGCGGTGAACCTCTCCATACTGTTCACCGAACTCCCCCTCCTGGACCGCCCCGCCGCGGCCAGGGCCACCGGATTCGACGCGGTGGAGTTCTGGTGGCCGTTCACCACCGCCACCCCCGGCGAGACCGACATCGAGGATTTCGTCCAGGCCGTCGAGCAGACCGGGGTGCGGCTGATCGGCCTCAACCTGTACGCCGGAGACATGCCCGGCGGCGACCGCGGCCTGGTGTCCTGGCCCGGCCGCGAGCAGGAGTTCGCCGACAGCGTCACCGTCGCCGCGCGGATCGGCCGACGACTGGGCTGCCGAGCGTTCAACGCGTTGTACGGCAACAGGATCGACGGCATCGACCCCGCCCAGCAGGACGAGCTGGCCGTGCGCAATCTCGCACTGGCGGCAGACGCTCTCGCCGAAATCGACGGCACCGTGCTGCTCGAACCGGTCAGCGCGATCGCCGCCTACCCGTTGCGGTCGGCGGCCGACGTGGTCGGCGTGCTCGACCGGGTCCGCGCCGCGCACGGCTCGCCGAACCTGGGCCTGCTCGCCGACCTCTACCACCTCGCCACCAACGGCGACGACCTGGACCAGGTCATCGAACGCTACGGCGACCGCATCGCCCACGTGCAGATCGCCGACGCCCCCGGCCGCCACGAGCCCGGAACCGGCGACCTCGATCTCTTCGGTTACGTCGACAAGCTCGGCGCGGCCGGCTACCGCGGCTACATCGCCGCCGAATACGTCCCCACCGGCGCCAGCGCCGACAGCCTGGCCTGGCTGCCCACGACAAGGAGCAACGCATGA
- a CDS encoding NAD(P)-dependent oxidoreductase has translation MAAHDKEQRMSRIGFIGLGIMGSPMAGHLVRAGHDVTGYTLNSAALEKLTAEGGTRAGSVAEAVRDAEFVVTMLPNHPEVEEVTLGADGVFAHAPKGALLIDFSTIRPESSIAIAEAGAQQGFGVLDAPVSGGQAGAEKGVLSIMVGGAESDFTAATSVFEAVGSTYIHVGEHGAGQIVKAANQLVVGGTYALVAEAIVLMEALGVDPGKGLEVLAGGLAGSRILELKRAAMVAREFAPGFRIDLHHKDMGIVAAAARQADIALPTGAVVASLIAAGRAQGYGALDHSALLKVVENLNGRGANQPGPQHLSEGKQ, from the coding sequence CTGGCTGCCCACGACAAGGAGCAACGCATGAGCAGGATCGGATTCATCGGCCTCGGCATCATGGGCTCGCCGATGGCGGGCCACCTGGTGCGGGCCGGGCACGACGTCACCGGCTACACCCTGAACAGCGCGGCGCTGGAGAAGCTGACGGCCGAGGGCGGCACGCGGGCGGGCAGCGTCGCCGAGGCGGTGCGCGACGCCGAGTTCGTCGTCACCATGCTCCCCAACCACCCCGAGGTGGAGGAGGTGACGCTCGGCGCGGACGGAGTCTTCGCCCACGCGCCGAAAGGCGCTCTGCTGATCGACTTTTCGACCATCCGGCCGGAGAGCTCGATCGCCATCGCCGAAGCCGGTGCACAGCAGGGCTTCGGGGTACTGGACGCACCCGTTTCCGGCGGGCAGGCCGGTGCCGAAAAGGGCGTGCTCTCCATCATGGTCGGCGGCGCCGAGTCCGACTTCACGGCCGCCACAAGCGTTTTCGAGGCCGTCGGCAGCACGTACATCCATGTCGGCGAACACGGAGCCGGGCAGATCGTGAAAGCGGCCAACCAGCTCGTCGTCGGCGGCACCTACGCCCTGGTGGCCGAGGCGATCGTGCTCATGGAGGCGCTGGGGGTCGACCCGGGCAAGGGCCTCGAGGTGCTGGCGGGCGGCCTCGCGGGCAGCCGGATCCTCGAACTCAAGCGCGCCGCCATGGTGGCACGCGAATTCGCGCCCGGATTCCGGATCGACCTGCACCACAAGGACATGGGCATCGTCGCCGCTGCCGCGCGCCAGGCGGACATCGCCCTGCCGACCGGCGCGGTGGTGGCATCGCTCATCGCGGCGGGCCGCGCGCAGGGTTACGGCGCACTCGACCATTCGGCGCTGCTGAAGGTCGTCGAGAACCTCAACGGCCGCGGCGCGAACCAGCCCGGCCCGCAGCATCTTTCAGAAGGGAAGCAATAA
- the gcl gene encoding glyoxylate carboligase, translating to MARVPVMQAVLDVLLSEGIDVTFGCPGAAILPLYDAMRRTGMRHLIVRHEEGATHMADGWARTTGNVGVAIGTSGPAGTNMITGLYTAHADSVPILCVTGQAESNKLHQEAFQAVDIVAIAEPVTKWAVQIKEAAQAPWIFREAFRIARSGRPGPVLIDLPLDVQKQEIEWDASIDAPLPVPPVLPHPPRVARALDLLLASERPLILAGGGVILGEAHAELAELAELLGVPVQVTLMGKGAFHEDHALFAGITGVQTSQRWANAAFLESDLVLALGARFGDRHTGKLDVYRGDRKFIHVDIEPTQLGKVFGPDLGVVSDVRPFLTALLAEARKREQRKDFGSWSARVAALRGSLTRRDDFDVTPIKPPRVFKEINETFGQDTYFVTAIGLYQIWSGQFQKAYLPRHYQVCGQAGPLGWEIPAAIGVKSARPDAEVVAVVGDYGFQFLVEELAVAAQYDVPFVIVMINNEYLGLIRQASLPYEMNYQVDIHYDEFGTDNIKIMEAYGCSGRRVYAPGDIADALTWAREQAESRARPVLVEIMVEREANTAHGPAIDAVREFEPA from the coding sequence ATGGCAAGAGTCCCGGTCATGCAGGCCGTACTCGACGTGCTGCTGTCCGAAGGCATCGACGTGACCTTCGGCTGCCCCGGCGCCGCCATCCTGCCGCTCTACGACGCCATGCGCCGCACCGGCATGCGGCACCTCATCGTCCGGCACGAGGAGGGCGCCACCCACATGGCCGACGGCTGGGCACGCACCACCGGCAATGTCGGCGTCGCCATCGGCACCTCCGGCCCGGCCGGGACCAACATGATCACCGGTCTCTACACCGCCCACGCGGATTCGGTTCCGATACTGTGCGTTACGGGCCAGGCCGAGTCGAACAAGCTGCACCAGGAGGCTTTCCAGGCCGTCGATATCGTCGCCATCGCCGAGCCGGTGACGAAGTGGGCGGTCCAGATCAAGGAAGCGGCCCAGGCGCCGTGGATCTTCCGCGAGGCATTCCGGATCGCGCGGTCGGGCCGCCCGGGACCGGTGCTGATCGACCTGCCGCTCGACGTGCAGAAACAGGAGATCGAATGGGATGCGAGCATCGACGCGCCGCTACCGGTGCCGCCGGTGCTGCCGCATCCGCCCCGGGTCGCCCGGGCACTGGATCTGCTGCTCGCGTCGGAGCGTCCGCTGATACTGGCCGGTGGTGGCGTGATTCTCGGCGAGGCGCACGCGGAGCTGGCCGAGCTGGCGGAACTCCTGGGCGTCCCGGTGCAGGTGACGCTGATGGGCAAGGGCGCCTTCCACGAGGACCACGCGCTGTTCGCGGGCATCACCGGCGTGCAAACCAGCCAGCGGTGGGCCAATGCGGCGTTCCTGGAGTCGGATCTGGTGCTGGCGCTGGGCGCCCGCTTCGGCGACCGGCACACCGGCAAGCTCGACGTCTATCGCGGGGATCGCAAATTCATCCACGTCGATATCGAACCTACGCAGCTGGGCAAGGTGTTCGGGCCCGACCTCGGGGTGGTGTCGGATGTCCGGCCGTTCCTCACCGCCCTGCTGGCCGAGGCTCGTAAACGCGAGCAGCGTAAGGATTTCGGGAGTTGGTCGGCACGGGTCGCCGCGCTGCGCGGGTCGCTCACCCGGCGCGACGACTTCGACGTGACGCCGATCAAGCCGCCGCGCGTGTTCAAGGAGATCAACGAAACCTTCGGCCAGGACACGTATTTCGTCACCGCGATCGGGCTGTACCAGATCTGGTCGGGGCAGTTCCAGAAGGCATACCTGCCGCGGCACTATCAGGTGTGCGGGCAGGCGGGCCCGCTCGGCTGGGAGATTCCGGCCGCCATCGGCGTGAAATCGGCCCGGCCGGACGCCGAAGTCGTCGCGGTGGTGGGCGATTACGGATTTCAGTTCCTGGTCGAGGAGTTGGCGGTGGCCGCGCAGTACGACGTGCCGTTCGTGATCGTGATGATCAACAACGAATATCTCGGGCTGATCCGCCAGGCCTCGCTGCCGTACGAGATGAACTATCAGGTCGACATCCACTACGACGAGTTCGGCACCGACAACATCAAGATCATGGAGGCCTACGGGTGCTCGGGACGACGGGTGTACGCACCGGGCGATATCGCCGACGCCCTCACGTGGGCGCGCGAGCAGGCGGAATCGAGAGCGCGGCCGGTGCTGGTGGAGATCATGGTCGAACGCGAGGCCAACACCGCCCACGGCCCCGCCATCGACGCGGTCCGGGAGTTCGAACCGGCATGA
- a CDS encoding glycerate kinase gives MSGPRIVLAPDKFKGSLTAAGVADAVADGIRRVRPDADIRLVPVADGGEGTVDAAVRAGFDRVPVEVCGPTGAWVSAAFAHNGSVAVVEAAAACGLALLPDGVPAPLTATSLGVGQLLRAALDLGCRTLVLGVGGSACTDGGAGLLAGLGADLLRADGRPADPGGGGLTDIAYLDLHGLDPRSHEVELVLASDVDHPLLGNSGAAAVFGPQKGAGAREISALEAGLTHWARLVAQRTGFDAADRPGAGAGGGIGFAALAVLGARRAGGIEILLDVVDFDRHARGADLIVTGEGSLDAQTLHGKAPAGVAARAAAHGVPAVAVAGRQLLDDKQLRAAGFTAAYALTDLEPDPRRCHTHAPELLTHHGEHIARQHLPPSRAHDRHPNAPLNRRQPTPRPPDTHH, from the coding sequence ATGAGCGGTCCGCGAATCGTGCTGGCCCCGGACAAGTTCAAGGGCTCGCTCACCGCCGCCGGGGTCGCCGACGCCGTGGCCGACGGCATCCGGCGGGTACGTCCCGACGCCGATATCCGCCTGGTTCCGGTGGCCGACGGCGGGGAGGGGACGGTGGACGCGGCGGTGCGCGCCGGATTCGACCGAGTGCCGGTCGAAGTCTGTGGCCCCACGGGTGCGTGGGTGTCGGCCGCCTTCGCGCACAACGGATCCGTGGCCGTCGTGGAGGCGGCCGCGGCGTGCGGGCTCGCGCTGCTGCCCGACGGCGTGCCCGCACCACTCACCGCGACCAGTCTCGGTGTCGGACAACTGCTCCGGGCCGCTCTGGACCTGGGCTGCCGCACGTTGGTGCTCGGTGTGGGCGGCAGCGCCTGCACTGACGGCGGCGCCGGTCTGCTGGCCGGTCTCGGTGCCGACCTGCTGCGAGCCGACGGCCGCCCGGCCGATCCGGGCGGTGGTGGGCTGACCGATATCGCATACCTGGACCTGCACGGACTCGATCCCCGCAGCCACGAGGTGGAGTTGGTGCTCGCCAGCGACGTCGACCATCCGCTGCTCGGGAACAGCGGTGCCGCAGCGGTTTTCGGCCCGCAGAAAGGCGCCGGCGCGAGGGAGATATCGGCACTGGAGGCGGGCCTGACGCACTGGGCCCGGCTGGTCGCCCAGCGCACCGGATTCGACGCCGCCGACCGGCCGGGCGCGGGCGCGGGCGGCGGCATCGGATTCGCCGCGCTCGCCGTGCTCGGCGCCCGCCGGGCCGGTGGTATCGAAATCCTGCTGGACGTGGTGGATTTCGACCGTCACGCGCGCGGCGCCGACCTGATCGTCACCGGCGAAGGCTCCCTCGACGCCCAAACCCTGCACGGCAAGGCACCGGCCGGAGTGGCCGCCCGCGCCGCGGCACACGGAGTCCCGGCGGTAGCAGTGGCAGGCAGGCAGCTACTCGACGACAAACAGCTCCGCGCCGCGGGTTTCACCGCCGCCTACGCCCTCACCGACCTCGAACCCGACCCGCGCCGCTGCCACACCCACGCCCCAGAACTCCTCACCCACCACGGAGAACACATCGCCCGCCAGCACCTACCGCCCTCTCGTGCCCATGACCGACATCCGAACGCACCACTGAACCGGCGGCAACCCACACCCCGCCCACCCGACACGCACCACTGA
- a CDS encoding allophanate hydrolase-related protein yields the protein MVLMFLNGDGMRGGRLHDQLAGAPLLRTARTAPKYRYYSVGDRFPAMVTTETEGRAVTGEVYDVPLETLRDNLIPAEPPELELGLIELDDGTACLATVLRHNHLDSPELIDISHIGDWRTYRTAT from the coding sequence ATGGTCCTGATGTTCCTCAACGGCGACGGCATGCGCGGCGGGCGCCTGCACGACCAGCTCGCCGGAGCCCCGCTGCTCCGCACCGCCCGCACCGCACCCAAATACCGCTACTACTCCGTCGGCGACCGCTTCCCCGCCATGGTCACCACCGAAACCGAGGGCCGCGCGGTCACCGGCGAGGTCTACGACGTACCGCTGGAAACCCTGCGCGACAACCTGATTCCCGCCGAACCACCCGAACTGGAACTCGGCCTCATCGAACTGGACGACGGCACCGCCTGCCTCGCCACCGTCCTGCGCCACAACCACCTCGACTCCCCCGAGCTGATCGACATCTCCCACATCGGCGACTGGCGCACCTACCGCACCGCCACCTGA
- a CDS encoding DUF1059 domain-containing protein, translating to MKRNLNCPCGEAIVGSDEDDLVEKTQKHLAENHPGHEYSRDEILFIAY from the coding sequence ATGAAGCGGAATCTCAACTGCCCGTGCGGAGAAGCCATCGTCGGCTCCGACGAGGACGACCTCGTCGAGAAGACCCAGAAGCACCTGGCCGAGAACCACCCCGGGCACGAGTACTCACGCGACGAAATCCTGTTCATCGCATACTGA